The following are from one region of the Nicotiana tabacum cultivar K326 chromosome 3, ASM71507v2, whole genome shotgun sequence genome:
- the LOC107782353 gene encoding L-ascorbate peroxidase 3 — protein sequence MAAVNAEYLKEIERARRDLRALISSKNCAPIMLRLAWHDAGTYDAATKTGGPDGSIRNEIEYKHAANSGLKIAIDLCEEIKARHPIITYADLYQLAGVVAVEVTGGPTVDFVPGRKDSSSSPEEGRLPDAKQGPPHLRDVFYRMGLTDKDIVALSGGHTLGRAHPERSGFEGPWTKEPLKFDNSYFVELLKEDSEGLLKLPTDKALVEDPLFFPYVELYAKDEEAFFRDYAESHKKLSELGFAPPSSCFKLAVKNSTVLAQGAVGIAVAATVVILSYFYELNRRIK from the exons ATGGCGGCAGTGAATGCAGAGTATCTGAAGGAAATAGAGAGGGCCCGAAGAGATCTTCGAGCACTTATCTCCAGCAAAAACTGTGCTCCTATTATGCTTCGTTTAGC GTGGCATGATGCAGGAACGTATGATGCAGCAACAAAGACTGGAGGACCTGATGGATCAATCAGGAATGAGATAGAGTACAAGCATGCCGCTAACAGCGGTCTCAAAATTGCAATTGATCTTTGTG AAGAAATTAAGGCCAGACATCCTATAATTACGTATGCTGATCTCTATCAG CTTGCTGGAGTAGTTGCTGTTGAAGTAACTGGGGGTCCTACCGTTGATTTTGTCCCTGGTAGAAAG GATTCATCAAGTTCACCAGAAGAAGGGCGTCTTCCTGATGCCAAACAAG GCCCACCACACTTGAGGGATGTCTTTTACAGAATGGGACTCACTGACAAAGATATAGTGGCATTATCTGGAGGCCACACACTG GGAAGAGCACATCCAGAGAGATCTGGCTTTGAGGGACCTTGGACTAAAGAGCCTTTGAAATTTGACAACTCATACTTTGT GGAGCTCCTCAAGGAGGATTCAGAAGGTCTCTTGAAACTTCCCACCGATAAAGCTCTGGTTGAAGATCCACTATTTTTCCCCTATGTGGAACTTTATGCAAAG GACGAAGAGGCTTTCTTCAGAGACTATGCAGAGTCACACAAGAAGCTCTCAGAGCTTGGATTTGCACCACCTTCATCTTGCTTCAAGTTAGCAGTAAAGAACAGCACGGTGTTGGCACAAGGTGCTGTTGGGATTGCTGTTGCAGCAACCGTTGTAATACTCAGTTACTTCTATGAACTCAACAGGAGAATCAAGTAG